The genomic interval ATTCGGGCGGACAATATGAGGATGGGACCACGGACATCACCCGGACCCTCGCTGTCGGGCCGATGAGCGACGAGATGAAGCGCCATTTCACCCTGGTGCTCAAGGGGCATATCGCCATCGCGACGGCGCGTTTCCCCGTCGGGACGACCGGTGCCCAACTCGACACGCTGGCGCGGATCGCGTTATGGAAGGCCGGCTTGGACTTCGATCACGGCACCGGTCACGGCGTCGGCGTCTACCTGTCGGTGCACGAAGGGCCGCAGCGGATCGCCAAGACTGGCACCGTCCCGCTCAAGCCGGGGATGATCCTGTCCAACGAGCCCGGCTACTATCCGGCCGGACGCTACGGCATCCGCATCGAGAACCTGGAGGTTGTGACCGGCCCCTTCGAGGTCGACGGCGGCGAACGCCCGATGCTCGGCTTCGAGACCCTGACGCTCGCGCCGATCGACACGCGGCTGGTCGACGCCAGCTTGCTGACCGGGGAAGAGCGCGCCTGGCTGAATGCCTATCACCGGCGGGTGTTGACCACCGTCGGACCGCTCCTCGACGAGGAGGCAGGTCGCTGGCTCGAGGTCGCAACGCAACCGATCTGACATCGCTGGGCCGTCTTGCCCGGTGCTCCCCATGATGATTAATTGCGGGCACGCACATCGATGGGGTCTCGGCCATGCGCGCAATGGATTTTCTGAAATCGCCGCTCTGGGCTTTCGAACTGGCCACCGGAGCGAAGTCGTTCGTGGACAACCCGATCATCGGCAGCCGCTGGCTGAACGAGCACGGGCTGCATGAGAAACGGCTGCTGCTGGCCGAGCGGATGGCCGACTTCCGCCGCAGCCTCCTCAAGCGCATGGTTTCCGCCGAGCATGCCGAAGCCTATGCGCGCGACGGCTATGTGATCGTCCGCGACGTCCTGCCGCCCGAGGACTTCGAGCGGCTGAAGCACGAGGTCGAGGATAACGAGTTCTCTGCTCAGGAGATGCTTCAGGGCCATACGGTAACGCGCTTCACCCCGATCACCCGGAAGATGCTGCGCGACCTGCCGGAGTTCGGCGCGCTGGTCACCGGCCCTCTGTTCCAGGGCCTGCTGCGCTACGTCGGTTCCTGGAACGCCGATCCAATCACCTTCCTGCACACGGTTTTTGCCGAACCCGACCGCGGCGAGCGTGATCCGCAGACGGTGTTCCACTCCGACACGTTCCAGCCGACATCCAAGTGCTGGTACTTCCTGACGGATGTCGCCGAGGACGGCGGACCCTTCACCTATGTGCCCGGATCCCACCGCATGACGCCGCAGCGGCTGGCCTGGGAGCGCGCCAAGGCGATTGCGGCCTCGACGGAGGGACGATCGATGCATGCGCTCGGCTCGTTCCGCATTTCCGACGAGGAACTGGCCGATCTCGGGTACCGGGAGCCGGTCAAGGTTGCCGTCCCGGCCAACACGCTGGTGGTCGCAGACACCCACGGCTTTCATGCCCGTGGCGTGAGCACCAGGCCGACGATCCGGCTTGGCATTTACGGCTCCTTGCGGCGCAACCCGTTCCTTCCCTGGCCGGGACTGGATCCCTTCTCCCTGCCCGGACTGCGCTGGCGGCAGGCGGAGATCCACGATGCCATCAACGCCTGGAAGATGCGCACCGGCCGGCCGACGGGTCAGCCCGGTGTCGGCAAGGTGAGGCCGCTCGATCCGCCGCGCCGCTGGCAATGACGGTCGGTTCAGCGGTGCTCCTCTTCCGCAGCCTTGATCAGCGCGGAGTTGAAGTAGCTCAGGGCACGAACATGATGGGCATGGCCGACGACGCGCGCCGGATCCGCGCGCAGGACGACGGGCAGGCGCGTCGCTCCGCTCTCGTCGAAGGTTCGCAGCGCCGTCTCGAGCGTGTCCGTGGTGTAGAGCACGACCGGCTTGTGGCCGGGCTCAGGGACTTCTAGCGCCTCCGGCATGTCCAGCCGCTGCATGAAATCCTCGACGTGGACGGTGCGGATCAGGTAGCGGTGCGCGCCGTCCTGCAGGACCACGCCACGCATCTCCAGCTGCCAGTGGAAGAACGAACGGCCATGGATCGCCTGGGTGATGCCGGTGGCGATCGACACGCACAGGAGCAGGGCGATCGACAGCGCGTAGCCGCCGGTCAGTTCGAACACGATCATCGTCGTCGAAATCGGAGCTCCGATCACCGCCGCTGTCACCGCCCCCATGCCCAGGATGGCATAGAGGCCGTGGCTGGAGGCCATGTCGGGGAAGGCCGAGGCGGCGATCAGGCCGAAGGCGCCGCCGGTCATGGCGCCAAGGTAGACGGACGGCGAGAAGATGCCGCCGCCGAAGCGGGAGGCGAGCGTGATGGCCGTGGCGAGTGTCTTGGCGACGAGCAGGGCCAGCATGATGGAGATCGACAGCTGCTGTTTGAGCGCCGCGTCGGTCGCCTCGTAGCCGACGCCGAGCACTTCCGGGAAAGCGATGCCGATGGCGCCGACGGCGAGCCCGCCGAGGACCGGACGGAACCACAGCGGCATGGAGATGTTGCGCGCGATCCAGTCCGATCCGATCAGGGCGAACTGGAACAGGATGGCAACGGCCGCACAGGTGATGCCGAGCAGGGCGAAGGCCGGGAACTCCCAATAGGAGGTGATCTGGTAGTCCGGGATGATGAAGGCGGCGGTGTCGCCGAACCACAGCCGCGACAGCAGCGTGCCGGCCGCCGAGGCGATCACGATCGGCACGAAGGCGGACAGGGCATAGTGGCCGAGGACGACCTCGTGGGCGAACAGGGCGCCGGCGATAGGCGCGTTGAAGGAGGCCGACACGGCGCTGGCGACGCCGCATGCGAGCAGCGTCCGGCGGGCCGAGTCGGGCAGCCGGAAAGTCTGGCACAGCGCGGCGCCGATGGTCGCGCCGAGATGCACCATGGGGCCTTCTCGGCCGGCGCTTGCGCCGCTGCCGAGCGACAGGACGGTGATCGCCGCCGACGACATGCCGGGCCAGAACGGCAGTCCGCGACCGCCCTGGGCGCGCGCCTCGATGACGTCGGCAACGCCGCCGACGCGCTGCTTGGCCTGGAGCTTTTCCAGCATCAGGCCGACGATCAGGCCGCCGGTCGCAGGCGCCAGCAGAATGACCCACCACGGGATTGCGCCTGCCGCGCTTGCCACCTGCTCCGACATGGTGCCGAGCCACGGCAATTGGACGAGACCGATGGCGGTTCGAAACGCAACCGCAGCAACGGCGACGAGCAAGCCAATGACAAGGGACAGTGCCCAGACGACCGGCAGGCGGGCGGCGGCGAACATCTTCAGGTTCGGCGCGATCCAGCTTTTCACGATCTTCGGCAACTGGAGGGCGGTGGCGAGGATGATGCGCATCGGCAGTCGTCGGCGGTTGGAACTTCAGGCAGGGAATCCCAGTCACTAACGCACGGAATGGCCGGCCATCGAAGAGCCGCCGGGCGCCAATTCGGGGTTCTCCAAGGGAAATAGAGGTCCAGGCGGTGCCGTCACGCCTTGCGCGCGATGCCGATGCTGCGCCCGGCCCGCCGGGGTCGGTCGAGAACGGCGTGATGGGCGGCCATCGCCGCCAGCGCCGCACGGATGTCGTCGGGCCAGGGCGCGACCTTTCGCGCTGTCATGTCGACATGCAGCAGCAACTGCTCGGAGGTGGCCGACAGGAAGCCGTCGTCGGCGTGGCACAGTTCCTGGAACACATGCAGCCGCTTGTCGTCCCAGTCGAGCACCTGGACGCTCGCCACCACAGGGTCGCCCTCATGCAGTTCGCGCAGGTAGCAGACGTGCGCCTCGGCGGTGAAATAGGACGCGCCGCGGGTCCTGACATAGTCCGGACCGAGCCCGATCGCCAGGAAGGCCTGATCGACGGCGGTGTCGAACAGGACGTTGTAATAGGCCATGTTGAGGTGGCCGTTGTAGTCGATCCAATCCGGTTTCACGGTCATGACCGTGCTGCGGAAGGGCGCCTCGTACGGTTCCTGACGCATGTTCCGGCTGCTCCTTTGACGGTCTCGACACGGTCGTCGGCAATCTTTGCATCAGGCCGGGCGAATGAGAAGCCTTTGGCGCGGCGTAGGGATTTGCTACGGTGCCGGCAGGGATGAAACCTGCTCGAACCACGAGACGAAAAAGGGATTTTGCCGATGTCGCCTGCGGCCCTTCACATGCACCTGACCAGGAACGAACCGGGCATCGAGGTTGCCGTCGGCATCCTGGCCCAGCGGTTCGGCGAGCGTTTCGCAAGCTCCCGCGCGATCCGCGAACAGCATGGCCACACGACCACCTGGCTGCCGAATCAGGCCCCCGACGGCGTGGTCTTCGCCGACAGCACGGAGGAGGTGGTCGAGATCGTCCGGATCTGTGCACAGCACAAGGTGCCGATCATTCCGTTCGGGACCGGTTCGTCGCTCGAAGGCCATGTCAACGCGCCGGCCGGAGGCATCTCGATCGACGTGTCGCGGATGAACCGGGTGCTCAAGGTGCATGCCGAAGACCTCGACTGCGTCGTCCAGCCTGGCATCACCCGCAAGCAGCTCAACGAATTCCTGCGCGACACGGGCCTGTTCTTCCCGATCGACCCGGGGGCCGATGCCAGCGTCGGCGGCATGGCGGCGACCAGGGCTTCGGGCACCAATGCGGTCCGCTACGGCACCATGAAGGACAACGTCCTGGCGCTGACCGCGGTCATGGCGGATGGCTCGGTCGTGCATACCGGCACGCGTGCCAAGAAGTCGTCGGCCGGCTACGATCTGACCCGGCTGCTGGTAGGCTCGGAAGGCACGCTCGGCATCATCACCGAACTGACGCTGAAGCTGCACGGCATTCCGGAAGCGATCGCGGGCGGCGTGTGTCCGTTCCCGGATGTGGAAAGCGCCTGCAACGCGGTGATCCTGACCATCCAGAGCGGCATTCCGGTGGCGCGCATGGAACTTGCCGACACGCTCCAGGTCAAGGCCTGCAACGCCTATTCCAAACTCGACCTGCAGGAAACGCCGACGCTGTTCCTGGAGTTTCACGGCACCACTGCCGGTGTGCGGGAACAATCGGAACTGTTCAGTGCCATCGCTGCGGATTGCGGCGGCGGCGAATTCGTGTGGACGGACAAGGCCGAGGACCGCACGAAACTGTGGCAGGCCCGGCACGATGCCTACTGGGCGGTGCTCGGCCTGCGTCCGGGGTCAAAGGCGGTCGCGACCGACGTCTGCGTGCCGATCTCGCGGCTTGCCGAATGCGTGGAGGAAACCCGCCGGGACATCGAGGCGACGGGCCTGATCGCTCCGATGGTCGGCCATGTCGGTGACGGCAATTTCCATGTCTCGATCCTGGTGGATCCGGACAACGCCGAGGAAAAGGCAACCGCCGAAGCCTTCATCGAACGGCTGAACTGGCGCGCGATCGACATGGAGGGCACGTGCACCGGAGAACATGGCGTCGGGCAGGGCAAGATGAAATATCTCAAGCGCGAGCACGGCGAGGCCCTGTCGGTCATGCGGGCGATCAAGACGGCGCTGGATCCCGACAACATCATGAACCCGGGCAAGATCGTGCCGGCTTCATGAGAAACCTCTTGAAACCGGGGGGCAAAGCCAACCAAATGCAGTCCGGGCGCATGAGGGGGCGGGACCGGAAAGGAGATAGACGCTGAATTCGGTCTATATCTCAGCGGGCGTGGCTGTCATCCTGGCGCTGGTCGCAGCGCTTGTCGGTCCCTTGTTTGTCGACTGGACAGCCTATCGTTCCACCTTCGAGCGCTATGCGCAGGAGGCGCTCGGGCACAGGGTGACCGTTCTCGGCAAGGCCGACATCAGCCTTCTTCCGGCGCCCACAGTGACCTTCACCGATGTTCGCGTCGGCGAAGCGGAGGACCCGC from Polymorphum gilvum SL003B-26A1 carries:
- a CDS encoding phytanoyl-CoA dioxygenase family protein — encoded protein: MDFLKSPLWAFELATGAKSFVDNPIIGSRWLNEHGLHEKRLLLAERMADFRRSLLKRMVSAEHAEAYARDGYVIVRDVLPPEDFERLKHEVEDNEFSAQEMLQGHTVTRFTPITRKMLRDLPEFGALVTGPLFQGLLRYVGSWNADPITFLHTVFAEPDRGERDPQTVFHSDTFQPTSKCWYFLTDVAEDGGPFTYVPGSHRMTPQRLAWERAKAIAASTEGRSMHALGSFRISDEELADLGYREPVKVAVPANTLVVADTHGFHARGVSTRPTIRLGIYGSLRRNPFLPWPGLDPFSLPGLRWRQAEIHDAINAWKMRTGRPTGQPGVGKVRPLDPPRRWQ
- a CDS encoding chloride channel protein — its product is MRIILATALQLPKIVKSWIAPNLKMFAAARLPVVWALSLVIGLLVAVAAVAFRTAIGLVQLPWLGTMSEQVASAAGAIPWWVILLAPATGGLIVGLMLEKLQAKQRVGGVADVIEARAQGGRGLPFWPGMSSAAITVLSLGSGASAGREGPMVHLGATIGAALCQTFRLPDSARRTLLACGVASAVSASFNAPIAGALFAHEVVLGHYALSAFVPIVIASAAGTLLSRLWFGDTAAFIIPDYQITSYWEFPAFALLGITCAAVAILFQFALIGSDWIARNISMPLWFRPVLGGLAVGAIGIAFPEVLGVGYEATDAALKQQLSISIMLALLVAKTLATAITLASRFGGGIFSPSVYLGAMTGGAFGLIAASAFPDMASSHGLYAILGMGAVTAAVIGAPISTTMIVFELTGGYALSIALLLCVSIATGITQAIHGRSFFHWQLEMRGVVLQDGAHRYLIRTVHVEDFMQRLDMPEALEVPEPGHKPVVLYTTDTLETALRTFDESGATRLPVVLRADPARVVGHAHHVRALSYFNSALIKAAEEEHR
- a CDS encoding thioesterase family protein gives rise to the protein MRQEPYEAPFRSTVMTVKPDWIDYNGHLNMAYYNVLFDTAVDQAFLAIGLGPDYVRTRGASYFTAEAHVCYLRELHEGDPVVASVQVLDWDDKRLHVFQELCHADDGFLSATSEQLLLHVDMTARKVAPWPDDIRAALAAMAAHHAVLDRPRRAGRSIGIARKA
- a CDS encoding FAD-binding oxidoreductase is translated as MSPAALHMHLTRNEPGIEVAVGILAQRFGERFASSRAIREQHGHTTTWLPNQAPDGVVFADSTEEVVEIVRICAQHKVPIIPFGTGSSLEGHVNAPAGGISIDVSRMNRVLKVHAEDLDCVVQPGITRKQLNEFLRDTGLFFPIDPGADASVGGMAATRASGTNAVRYGTMKDNVLALTAVMADGSVVHTGTRAKKSSAGYDLTRLLVGSEGTLGIITELTLKLHGIPEAIAGGVCPFPDVESACNAVILTIQSGIPVARMELADTLQVKACNAYSKLDLQETPTLFLEFHGTTAGVREQSELFSAIAADCGGGEFVWTDKAEDRTKLWQARHDAYWAVLGLRPGSKAVATDVCVPISRLAECVEETRRDIEATGLIAPMVGHVGDGNFHVSILVDPDNAEEKATAEAFIERLNWRAIDMEGTCTGEHGVGQGKMKYLKREHGEALSVMRAIKTALDPDNIMNPGKIVPAS